DNA from Peromyscus eremicus unplaced genomic scaffold, PerEre_H2_v1 PerEre#2#chr22_unloc_1, whole genome shotgun sequence:
TGGGATTGGCTTCTGCAGAGAAGGAGGCTGAAGGCCGGGGTGTAGGGCGCATCTAACTGAACCAGCGTGCACCTCCCATGTCCACGGTAACATCAGTCCCAGGAACAATGCAGAGAAGTTGCCATTTGCTCCTCTGTTACTTGGGACATTCGGGACATGGGAATTGGCTCCAAGGGCCCTCACTGGGTGAGAGAATCCATCCCCCTGTCatgtgagacaggaagattaatTCACACTCCATGTTGAGAGAAAAGCAGGTCCTGCTGtgctggtctacacagccaggaGCAGCAGCCACACACTCCAGCAAGTCTCATTCCCCCATGTGTCCTCATCCTGAATCAGGGCCAGCTCATAATTTGCTCCAAGGGGGCCTGTGTCACATCCCTGGGGAAAGGACCTTGATAAACAAACTTAGCAACCGCTTCTGCTGCCTCATGCTGACCGGGTCATTTGACTCACCTCACCCACAGTCAGCCTTGTGTCTCTGTGAAGGTCTCCAATCCCTTAACCCACTGGCGCTTCCCTCTTCGGATCCTGCAAGGGCTGCGGTCCTCCTTGGCTCCCCAGGGCATGTTCAGTAGCTGTTTGCTGAAGGCCTGACACAGACAGGAGCTGGCCAAGCAGATCCGGTCACCTCCACCAGTCCTGGTGGTGACTGTGAACAGGACCACATCATGGGGACCTCGTCTGGGGCCTAGAGACCCCTTAGGGTATTGATCTTTAGGTGAGAGGTTTATTCCGACACAGGCTGTGGTCCGTCAGACCACTCAGGAGTCCCTGGCAGCTAGGGTCTCGGGATTTGGGGGGGGCACAAAGATTTATGGACTCACTTTGTTTCTGTGTCTGCAGCTTCTAACCACAAAAGCACTGCTTTCGTTTCTTATTGttagtttttctgagacagggtttctctgtgtagtcctggctgtcctggatctcactctgtagcccaggctggcctcgaactcacagagatccacctgcctctgcctcctgagtgctgggattaaaggcgtgcaccaccatcgccggCAAGGTGTGTCTTGGTGTTATATCTGGTTTTATCTATGTTGGGTGGGTGTTCCCCTCTTCGGTTATTACTGCCCTTTCTGGATGGggcaagtgtggtggctgtggcgtTCCTGGTAGGGAAGCTGCTGCAGTTGGCTGGTGACAGAAACCAATGGAGGTGGACTAGGCGAAAGGCTGAGAAGGGCCCCAGAAAGGAACTAGGGAGACCTGGGGTCCACACGAATAGGGTTTCTGTACcccaataataggtttctctgccaatGCTGCAGGCCAGctcaagccaaattaaaaagtaaaagaccaggTTCATTCTGGGCAAAGCAGCTCCTGGGTGactcctccagcccccagagacgGAGGCAGAAGGGGCAGGAAAACAATCAGATGGCCAGTCTAAAGAGGGGCCTTAAATTCCCTGCAGGCGCTGGGGTGATGACGTGTCCACCACAAGCTGGCTTTGTGCCCAATTACAATGCTTTCGGTGAGGGCTGGGCAGCCGGCAGCCCCAGCCAAGAGTGCACAGCTGGACTTCTTGGTGGTTTTTCTGAGAGGGGGGGGGTTTGGAGGAATGGGGCTTTCTCAGCTGGAAGTTCCAGCTGAAGACACACCAGGAGGCAGACGAGGCAGAATCCCAGGGAACGGaggtgtctcagttagggtgtaaactgctgtgaagagacaccatgaccacagcaactcttacaaaggaaacttTTTATTCGGAGTGGctgacagttcagaggtttagtccatcatcatggtgggacatggcagcttgcaggccgccatggtgctggagaaggagctgagtcctacatcttgacttgcggggcaacaggaagtggtctgagacaatGGGGTGTCTTGAGCATTTTTATAGCTGTCCTTCCTCAGGGATGTGAGCTGGGAGTGGGGGAGCTGAAGCGGAGGGCAGGGTTCAGAGGGCTGTGGATACGAGGGAGACAGTCCTCCAGGAGACGACTCGGGTGAACCAGCTCGACTGGAGTATAGGAAATATATAGGATGGGGAAGCCTGGGGACAGGCCGTGATTTGCATTAAGCGGCGCACTCCTATCGTAGGGTAGGCTGGTGACAGCAGGGTCCTGTAGCGAAGCTCCTAGTACAAATCTTAGCCGCCATGTGAGAAGCCGGAGAAAGGCGTTTGGCAGGAAACTATGCTGAGGGTCAGGCTAGAGATACatcaggcatccaggcttagGGACAGCTTTGAgaggtcagtcctccaggcctAGCCACactctccagataagggcagatAGGGAGCAGGAAGTCTCGTGGGGGCAGGGAGTCCCTCAGGTTTGGAGAGGGCTGCCAGGCTAaggtagactgcaacctctgaccagcagggcctcccaaCAATATGAGACCTCGAAGctgcctccacagggacacacctgctccaacaaggccacacctcccaatagtgccactctctttgggggccagcTCCTTTCAAACCCACCACAGCAGGCGGGTGAGAGGAGGGACTCTCACAGCTGGGACCTCCCCTCAGTGGTACGCATCCAGTCGGCCACTGGGAAGCCCCGCTGTGCCCCCAACTGTGTTCCTAATATCCCATGATGCCCAGGTACTCAGGCTCTGACCGTTCATTACCACCAAGGATGAGAGGCATCTGGGAGTGGAGTTGCacagctttgatcccagcacatgggaggcagaggtggtcagatctctgagtttgaggccagcctggtctacagagtgagttctgggacagccagggctgcacagagaaaccctgtctcaaaaaaacaaaacaaaacagtaacaaacaGAATGAGCGCTGTGTCTTCTGAAAGCTAATGTCAAGGCTCCCCACTCatacctcaaaacaacaacaagagtctggcccggaactcacagagagagcTCTGCCCCCGGAGTGATGGGACCAGATGCACCCACCACCACTCCCGGCCCTAGGTAACGCTCTTGGTTTCCAAAAACTTGCCCATATTCCCTTATTGGCATTCGTGGCTCATATAACCGGGGTGTCCCAGGCTGAGCTGAGCTCTGCAGCCCATAGGTGGGTTCAGGGACTCTTGGTGGGGGCCTCCCCAGTTTGGTAGAAACTTGTCTTTCCCAGGCAGGAACTGGTGGCGACCTGTGGACTCTGAGGACAGGCAGAACAGGATTGAAGGCATGGCCAGCATCTGGTTTTCCAGTGAGGGATCTTGCCGGTCATGCTGGtccccacctttaatcctagcactgaggggcagaggcaggccattCTCAGTGCttctgagaccaacctggtctatatatcaAATTTCAGGGCGACGTAGTGAaaccctacccacccaccccccaaaagagaaaaagacacatTAGCATTTCTGTGAAGTCAACCTGTACAAGTGGGAAGGTTGGGCCCGGGAAGCCTCTCACTGGGGGCCATTTCCTCACCGTCTTGTTGATCTTTTCACGAGTTAGCCCCGTCCACACGCTTTCTTGCTGATTACGTATATCCCCATACAGccataatttttccttttagacTTTGAGCATTTTAattatgcacatttgtgtgtgtgcacgtgggtACCAAGTGTGGCACTCACAGGGGCCAGAGACGTCggaccctctggagctggagttacagatggttgggggCACCTcgcgtgggtgctaggaacccatTATCACGCAAAATGAATCTATACTAATATATACTAGCAATAAAAACGTGCAtgaagagggaaactgaggcacatggCTCTTGTGTAGGGTCCCGTGTGCAAACCCGaggcacagacactgaaagcctGCGAGGCTGCTCCGTCGTCCCAAGGAGTCGCGGACCCACGCCAGCCTCACCGTGGCCTCCAGGCTGCTCCTGACATTTGTTTTcttagtttggtttttcgagacagggtttctcggtgtagccctggctgtcctggatctcactctgtagaccaggctggcctcgaactcacagagatccgcccgcctccgCCTCCCGCGGCCGGGGAATAAAGGTGTGGTCTACACGCCCGGGTCCCTCTAGCAAACTCATAAACTATGGTCGGCCAAGTATCGCGAGATCTTCCGGAGCGCGACCTCGCGCGGCTGGCCGCCGGGTTGCCCACCGCGCAGCCTATGGTGGAAGTCGCTTTATTCAGGCGTTCGCCGAAAACAGCACAAAGCTGGGCGGGGGGGCCTTGCGGGGGCCTTTCCGAGGCTCCGCGCAGGCGCAGTGAGTgtgagtgggttttttttcacCTTTCGCCCTCCGGCGCAGACGCAGTGCTGGCCCCGGCCCGCATGCGCAGTTGTTTCTGAGCCGCGGCAGCATGGACGACGAGGAGGAGACGTACCGGCTGTGGAAGATCCGCAAGACGATCATGCAGGCGAGTCGCGCGAGGGGAGGCTCGGAGCGGACGCCGCGGTGGGGACGAAGTGCGGCCTTCCGCCCAGGCGGGCCTGCGGCCGGGCCCAGTCCTCCTGCCGCAGCCTCCCGGGGGGCTAGCCTCGTGCTTCGGCCTGCCGACCCGGCTCGGAGGGAAGCGGGTGGAGACGGGGGGCCGCGGGTGGAGACGGGTGGAGACGGGGGCTGCGGGTGGAGACGGCCGGCCGGGCGGCTGCGGGTGGAGAGACGGGGGGCCGCGGGTGGAGACGGGGGCTGCGGGTGGAGACGGACGCCGCGGGTGGAGACGGGGGGCTGCGGGTGGAGACGGGGGCTGCGGGTGGAGACGGACGCCGCGGGTGGAGACGGGGGCCGCGGGTGGAGACGGGGGGCTACGTGCCCACGCCTGGTTCAGGGTGTGAACCCAGGCTCTCTGCACGCTGGGCAGCCGCTCCCACTTAACCCACGGCagctcaaccacctgtaaccccagtttcgGCGGGTCTGACGCCCTTCCCTGGTCTCTGGGTATACCAGACACACTCAGAGAAAAATgttagcatttaaaataaaaccgCTTTGGCCCGGCGCGATGGCAGAGGCCTTTAGTGCCGGcgccggggaggcagaggcaggcgggtctccgTACGTTTGGAGCTAACCTgatcttcatagtgagttccaggacggtcAGGGCTTTgtagagaggccttgtctcaagaaaccaaaataaacaaaaggtaaCGTGCtgatttgagccgggcggtggtggcgcacgcctttaatcccagcactcgggaggcagaagcaagtggatctcctgagttccaggacagccagggcttcacagagaatctcttgtctcagaggaaaaaaaaagaaagaaagaaatgtagctTGTTTGAGCAGACTAGACCCCAATGGAGAAGCAGGTTTGCATAGTTTAGATTTTCTTGATGGGTGGGCCCCAGGACCTGGTCTCTCGAGCCTGCCCTTTATCCCTGATCCTGACCCTGGATGATGCTCTATTCTTCCCTTCCTGAACAGGAAGATGATGTCTGGTCCCCGTGTTGAAGAGCTTATGAGGGTGGGGATGCCCAGAGGTTGCCCCAGTCAGGCTGGGTGTGGGGTGGTGCTCAGCTGGGGCCTATCCAGAGCCTGGGGACCAGCCCAGCCACACAGCATGCGGCACTGCTGGGTCAGTTCAGTGTTCCTCCCTGTCCTGACCCCAGCCAGCCCGGGCTCTTCGGGCCAGGTCTGGGCTGTGCAGTCCCTGGCTCTCCAGTCCCCAGAAGTCCCCAGCTCTGCAGTCCCCGGCTCTCCTGCTGAATGTTTACTCCCTCTCTGAGGACAGCTGGGTCTCTGTCTGCAGCTTTGCCATGACCGTGGCTACCTGGTGACCCAAGATGAGCTGGACCAGACACTCGAGGAGTTCAAGGCACAGTTTGGGGACAAACCTAGCGAAGGGAGACCGAGGCGCACAGACCTCACCGTGCTGGTGGCCCACAATGATGACCCCACAGACCAGATGTTTGTGTTCTTCCCAGGTGAGTCCGCGGGTCCCATGTGGCCCAGctgtggctgcaggactgtggcaCCGCCAGCCTGCTTTGCCCTGCATCCCTGAGAGCCCTCCCTGGTCTAGCTGGTGTCCACTCTTTTTCCCTCGAGTCTCAGCACCAGCTCTCAGGCCCCCGGCTCCTGTCTGCTGCGTTCTGTAGTTTTTACAGCCCAGGCAGCTCTGAAGGTGTCTCGTGGGAGGGGGTGCTGTTGAAGAACCCAGGGTCTCCCTGTGCAGCTGCCTTCTGGTCTCCCCAAATAGCCTGTCTCCTTGACTATCCTGATGATTGGGCCCTGGGGCCTATGTTTTTAGTGTGAGCTTTAGCGGTACAGGCATGGGCATACTAGCACGTACCTGTAATCCCcgcactggagaagcagaggctgaggtaggcggtcaaggccagcctggtctatacagtgagttctaggacagccagggctgtgtagagcagtgattctcagccttcctaatcctgccaccctttaataaaacagttcctcaggttgtggggacccccccaaccataaaattgtaatccttgctactttataactgtaaataCCTGAGTTTTCCTGTGGTCTCAAAGGGGtcgggacccacaggttgataaccaCTGATGCAgaggaaaaaccctgtctcaaaaagagaaaatatattgGGAATGTAGAGTTGTGAGATCCATCAGTTTGCAAACCATGTGTGTATGGTTATGTGGGCCCATTCCTGCACTTCTGGGTCGTGATGCTCCAGTGAACCCCAGTCTGCCTGAGGAGCCGAGGCTAGCCCCATGTGGACACAGGATCCGTCTCTTCTCTTTAAGGCTGCCCAAGCTGACAAAACTATGTCCCCCAAACCTCAGAGCAGCAGGACCTCCACCCTGTTCCAGGAGGGGCCTGCAGCGTCAGGGTACCCTGCAGCTTCCTTCCTGCCTAGCCCCGTTCATGGCTGCTAGTTGTTCTGGTATTCCCTGACAAATAGGGAAACCCGAGactagcagggcagtggtggcctcCGGCACTGGGTACGAGGGTTGTGCTGTGTCCACAGAGGAGCCCAAGGTGGGCATCAAGACCATCAAGGTGTACTGCCAGCGCATGCAGGAGGAGAACATCACGAGGGCGCTGATCGTGGTACAGCAGGGCATGACGCCCTCCGCCAAGCAGTCCCTGGTGGACATGGCCCCTAAGTATGTACTGGAGCAGTTCCTACAGCAAGAGCTGCTCATCAACATCACGGAGCACGAGGTGCGCGTCTGTCCTGGGGAGGCCTGGGCAGCACGATGGGGGGGGACCAGACCCGGAGGCCCCTCCCAGCCTCGGGCTCTGCCATTCATGTGCCGGGCCAGGGCGTTTCCCCAGGTGGGTGCTGTGGCCCCGAGCATCCCACCCCTGTGACAGGACCCTTCAGCCTGTTGGGGTCCGTTGAGGTCCCTGGTGGCTACATGGCTGTGGGTGGGTCTCTGTCTCCACAGCTGGTCCCTGAGCATGTGGTCATGACCAAGGAGGAGGTGACGGAACTGCTGGCCCGATAGTATCCTTTACCCCGCCTCCCCGCCCCACTTTGAACACGTCATCCAGTGCTGCCCCACGAGCTTCCTTGACTGTATCCCAGCAAGCTTCGGGAGAGCCAGCTGCCCAGGATCCAGGCCGGGGACCCAGTAGCACGCTACTTTGGGATCAAGCGAGGACAGGTGAGAACCCTggttcctctgtcccctccttctGAGGCCAGGGCCACCAGGGCCAGAAGCAGTGGGCCCTAGCTGCGGTGCCTGAAGCCCTGCCAACCCCTCTCTGCTCCCACAGGTCGTGAAGATCATCCGACCCAGTGAGACCGCTGGCCGCTACATCACCTACCGCCTGGTCCAGTAGGCAGTGCAGGTGAGCCTCACCACAGCGAGTGCTGAGCCGCCTCCCCAGATGAGCCGTGTCCCAACACAGGACACCGCCCCATTCTGAAAAGGAGGCTGTTGGGTGAGACCTGGGCCGCCCAGCCTGGCCGCCCGAGCggacccacttggtggaaggagagactgacTCCGGcaagccctcctctggcctccacacacacacaccatggccgCTGCACGTGTAcccacaaaaattaaaatcaatgggaggcctgcctttaatcccagcacccaggaggcagaggcaggaggatctcgtgagttccaggacagcctgggctacatcctgAGATCTtatttcaaaaatcaaacaaactgtactgttaaatcctagcactctggagactgaggcaggaggattgctgcaactTCAAGGCAAGTTTGTGGACTCTTTAGCAAGAACTGGTCCAGCGCCAGTGTTCTGGTATGAGATCCTTGTCTGAAAAACAATAAACAGGAAGCCCCACACAGCATGGGTCATGCTCTGGAACCCCCGGGAGCCAGCTGATCTGCCGTCCCAGCTCCCCAGCACCCTCCTCCTGCCTGGCACCCTGATGAACAGTTGACCCTTGTCTGCTGCTCCCATGGGCTCAAGGCATGGGCCATAACCTGTTAGCCTTTTGACCAAaaggtcccccacccccacccccctgccaGTGTCTCGGGGGATGTGGCCCTGGACAAGGCCAGCACTGCCACCAGGCGGCCTCCCTGTGTACCCCAAGAGCACTTGCCACACCCCAAGTCCTTTGTCGCTCTGGGGTCCCCATCCTGCTTAGAGTTCTCCATTCTCGTAGGactctgttttgagaattaaagatattttgaggagataaattattttggaaaagcGGTCAATTTGGGCTAGGTTGTACAAGATGGGTCCTGGAGGGCCCTTGCTTGGGGTGGATGCCGTGTATCCCCTGTGGCCCCCAGTCACTCGTGTGAATGGTGAGCATCCTGTCTGCTGCCTGAGCGGACTGATCGTGGAAGAAGGCCCCAGGCAAGCGCCGTGCCCTGGGCCATGCCCAGCCCTTCCTTTCTCGACATCGTGCAGTCGGGGCTCCAGCTCACTAAGTAGTGGTGAACCTGACGTCCATGCTGTCCTGcccccctcagtgctggggtgacaaTCCATTCCTCAGCTCGGGCTGGCCTggaagagcctcctgcctcagccattgGTCCGTACAGCCCCTGGCCGCCGGCGGctccctctgcctcagtctcctccgGCAGTGCAGGCAGCTGTGCCCAACCCCGTCCCGTCTTACACAGCCGTCGTCTCATTTCCAGGACCTCCATCACCCAGAACGTTAGCGCTGTAGGCCATCAGTCCAGCTCCAGGGTCCTTCCTGTCCCTGAATTCTGTTCTTTGCGTTTCCTACCATTGTCCATGCCGTGGCCTTTGTGTCTGAGTCTCGTGACGCAGGATGTCCTTGGGGTTCCGCCACACTGTGGCTAGTGTTGGAGCCTCACTCCAGTTTATAGACCACGCTGTACACCTGCCTCCCCTGTGGACACGGGGCTGTTAGCTGCTGTGTGTGCCGTACACCTAGAGCAGAATGTCTGGTTAATGGAGGTCTCCTTGTGTGTGCAGCTCAGGCTGCCCTGAGACTGAAGTACTTcctcctcctgtgtgctggggtgACCGTGTGCACCCCCACAAGAGGGTAGCCTGTGTGCTGGGGTGACCGTTTGCACCCCCACAAGAGGGCTAGCCTGTGTGCTGGGGTGACGGTGTGTACCCCCACAAGAGGGCTAGGAATACTTGGTTCACCTTGACTTCctgccggtgtgtgtgtgtgtgtgtgtgtgtgtgtgtacacccgaGCTAGCAAGGACAtacctgtgtgtggaggtcagggctTCCTGGGTGTCTTCCGGTCTTCACTGCCTATCTTGCCCTTAGGAGGCTGGGATTAGACTCTGCATCTGGCTTCCGTATGTTCTGGAGGTGATATCCAAGGCActttctcactatgtagaccaggctggcttggaactcagatccacctacctctgcctcccagaggtgtgtgccaccgtgaaTGCAGATGCCTGGAGAGACCAGAGGCTCCTATCcccagaattggagttacagatggttggggatcaccatgtgggtgctaggaaccgaacctgggtcctcaggaagaactgccagtgcttttaacctctgggccatctctcctgccccacctcCATCCGTTCCCACACATCTCGGTCATTTCCGTGTGTCAGTGAGGGCCTCGGTCCAGCTGGGCCCCTGTGTGCTATGACCAGGGGCAATCTGCAGGACAGATGGAACATGCTGCTGACAGCTGGCTCCTGGTGCCTCCTTCAGTCCTGCGGGGCCCTAGACACGGAAGGTGGGGTG
Protein-coding regions in this window:
- the Polr2e gene encoding DNA-directed RNA polymerases I, II, and III subunit RPABC1 — translated: MDDEEETYRLWKIRKTIMQLCHDRGYLVTQDELDQTLEEFKAQFGDKPSEGRPRRTDLTVLVAHNDDPTDQMFVFFPEEPKVGIKTIKVYCQRMQEENITRALIVVQQGMTPSAKQSLVDMAPKYVLEQFLQQELLINITEHELVPEHVVMTKEEVTELLARYKLRESQLPRIQAGDPVARYFGIKRGQVVKIIRPSETAGRYITYRLVQ